The genomic region GTTTAAGAAAGGTGCCCCTACCTCGATGTTTCAATCGCAGAATTTTACTCAATAATCCCATTTATCCCTAATTCATGGCAGCAGCAACGATCTTAGCAGTTCCATGATCAATTATGACTTTGCAATAGATAAATCGACAGTGGCTAGAATGGAAACATATTTCTATAATTAGAGTAAGGGTAGCACAAGGAAACCAAATAGTAGTAGGACACAGGAAGAAACATTATAAATTTCAGAATTAAAGGAGTTGAAATCAAAATAGGAAGAATAGTGCTACCCGAGACAACAACAGCGGCAACTCCTTCCAGGCTTGACGATGAGATTTTcggcaaaattttcaaaacaaccGGTAGTAGCTTTAAAGGGGACAGAATCGCAAACCCTAATAATCAGAACAAAAGCTAGAAGCAAGAACAGAGCAAAAACCAAAAGTAAAAATAGAATGGAAACCAAAAGCAAGAATACTTGCCTCGGTTCATCTTCACAGTGGTGGCGAGCTCCCACGG from Arachis ipaensis cultivar K30076 chromosome B02, Araip1.1, whole genome shotgun sequence harbors:
- the LOC110267583 gene encoding uncharacterized protein LOC110267583 encodes the protein MGTASARCLAQASSPSPPHPRRISKAASSIRLGGGRTVSDQRRRRTHGDGCSLSHHRRRMLHRRRRNHEPGRRGRLFPSPSQVLERTVVVAVGARHHCEDEPRQVFLLLVSILFLLLVFALFLLLAFVLIIRVCDSVPFKATTGCFENFAENLIVKPGRSCRCCCLGHCRFIYCKVIIDHGTAKIVAAAMN